The following are from one region of the Streptomyces rubrogriseus genome:
- a CDS encoding RNA polymerase-binding protein RbpA yields MASGNAIRGSRVGAGPMGEAERGESAPRLRISFWCSNGHETQPSFASDAQVPETWDCPRCGFPAGQDRDNPPDPPRTEPYKTHLAYVRERRSDADGEAILAEALAKLRGEI; encoded by the coding sequence GTGGCAAGTGGCAACGCGATCCGGGGAAGCCGGGTCGGGGCGGGGCCGATGGGCGAGGCCGAGCGCGGCGAGTCCGCGCCGCGTCTGCGCATCTCCTTCTGGTGCTCCAACGGACACGAGACACAGCCGAGCTTCGCGAGCGACGCCCAGGTCCCGGAGACCTGGGACTGCCCGCGCTGCGGCTTCCCCGCCGGACAGGACCGGGACAATCCTCCCGACCCGCCGCGCACCGAGCCCTACAAGACCCACCTCGCGTACGTGCGCGAACGCCGCAGCGACGCGGACGGCGAGGCGATCCTCGCCGAGGCGCTCGCCAAACTGCGCGGCGAGATCTAG